DNA from Biomphalaria glabrata chromosome 14, xgBioGlab47.1, whole genome shotgun sequence:
ttttgttctcaGAAATATCAGTCATGGAGTATAgttgattattttgttctcaGAAATATCAGTCTTGGAGTATAgttgattattttgttctcaGAAATATCAGTTATGGAGTATAGTTGATTATTTTGTGCTGCATGTGTCTAGGAGAGTGACAGCTTTGTCTAGTCTAGTGGTATCAGACTTGATCTACCTCTATCCAGACTTTGAACTCTGTCAGTCAACTCTCCCTTACATTTCTTCTGGTGAACTAAGCTATGGAGTAAATAATATACAGCGACAATTACGATATCAGGTAGATACACGTCTATACCCCAATCTAACTTAAGAGCTAGTTTCAAAATATAGACTTTAGTAGAGGCAAAATACATAATCCACTGTAAATGGTCTGTTTGTTGAtaattataaattctagatGGTGATGTTACATGCGACACAACAACAGATTGATCAATTAATCTATTagataacgcaggctgataacgtCAAAcaatttcataaataaaaaagaagggCACAGTCCTTCCGTTCttcttactttttaattacTCGTCACGTCACTACGGAAAAAACCCCTTCCCCAcgttctacgcatcttgtgtcattacaccaTTCAAATAAAAGTATCTTGGATTAGTTCTTGGGCTTTCTACAGTCTACAGTTCCGATCATTTAAAGCAATGGTCAGAATAAGATGAGAGTCTGGGGATTAGCGATGACCGGAACGTTGAaatggaacaaaacaaaaacttaaccACTAGGTCATGACCTATCGtagaaaaatactgaataatAAATGGCAAGctaaaataccagatactgttTTTTTCTTAAGGAATGAGAGATTgactttttacaaaacatttagaGCAATTCTAtgttcattataagacattagttaggccagagtcacatctaacttcacattcactttcacctatccttttattgaaacctgcctttttacctgcctgggtggaccacttcgggggccgattttaagtttgtgtctgtctttgtaaccttgttaatattttttaaacagtttttaCCAACTCTAATACGTtgcttttttaacattttatgaaaattttttataaagatCAGGAAACGGATAAAGATTTTACAACCTACGTTGACACGTAAACtatttcaatgtaaaaattATGTCTCCATTTTTAAGAATGTATTTGATTTACTTCAGGGCTGTACATTGTTTTATTACGGATGGGAAATCCCCTTCTTTTATAAACTTCCAAGAATCAGGTCACATTTTAACCATCTCCCTAACCTAATTCAACTCTGGTCACATTTTAACCATCTCCCTAACCtaattcaactctgaagaaatatccaaaacatgtaaaacattttacaacacatTTATATAGCACGGGATCTCATTTTAAGTTAGTTGTACGTACTATACTTGACATAGTTATTGTGACATTGTTACGTGGAAGGGGGCAGATATAATGTTAcaatggaaacacaaactcaaactcGGTTCTTGAAgtggcttcaatattttcagcaagaaCATTAGAAACTATATCAGAAGCTACAGACTATTCACAATAATAAGCTTATTTTAATACTGTTGTGTTGTTAATCTGACGAACCTGATGATATCAGATGAAAGGGAGATTTgtgaattttaataatattattcacATGTATTAAATAACTGATATCTTTGAAGATAAAACTTCATTTCaacctggcctaattgattgtactaatgtataaatataattaacgGTTGCGTCTCTTTGGACATTGACGAGCAATGTTATAATGTAAGTATTTGATATCTTTTACATAGTATCTATTGTAGTTTTCAATTGCATTCAACATAAATGcatattaaaaaagtaaagtttccccttcagatcttgagatctatagggcagatgacgttaaggtcatctgtttttttttggccaacggttaactagcagggtgttatgtggccagcacaacgaccaaccgcctttactttccccaactaaagtcggTTAACCATTAGAGCTCGGTGGACTCAGGGCCGcccttaaaatatatataaatataaaaatataatataaaaatcgcagtcttcacaaggatttaaACCatggacctcaggttcggaagccaaacgctatatatgtatacttaaatagatttttttctcttttaaaacaaaagtaaacattttattttaaacagaaaaaaaatctttaactttgtaaaaaaatgtttcattttttttttgtacggcaatttgttttaaaaatgccCAACTTACAAACAACTAACTTAAATGtctccatttttttatttattttttttaaagttgttgtttttttatcattgaaaataaatattttgaacaatttttttatgcaaaatgcgtgtatagtttatttttacaatacattTTTCGCTTtcggaaataaataaaatagcagTTGTATCTGAACTTTAAAAGGTATAAAATACCATAGATTGTGCTTTCAATATATTATTTACCATTTGAGATCACACAAATCTAATAGGAGGATATTCTCTTTTTGAGGGCGTTTGTGTCACTTGtgtcagctttaaaaaaaagttcaatataGATTGTTGGAAAGTAGAACGTTATCAAGAAGGTcgttgtaaatttaaaaaaaaaaaggttagaaagtaaatattttttaaattagtttgtcAGAAATTGAATCGTGATATAATAGTCATTCGGAAAGACAGTATCGATGTTTGGTGGGGTGGGTAGGGTGGAGATGGTATAGatgggttaaaatatcaataacaagttttaatcatatagattaTGTTAACAAGCTCTGgtgtctacaaaaaaaaaaggtttgagatataaataattactttttttattattaacataggtaaacaatttgtatacaaattgtttgATTTCTGAACTAAAATACGTTTAACCTCCCCAAAGAGGTCGGTCTtgtgaggaggggggggggcgatcgcccctaccgtcCCCAAACCATTGGATCCGCCAGCAAATTTGACATGCAAACATACGCAAGACATACACGTCAAGCATAGATACAAACTTCcaatatacaaacacacattaaacaaacatacacatgTCAGAAAAAACATAAATACTTCAGACACACTGAcacataacagaaaaaaaaagcatatagcAGACAAACGACAAACCCACACTTGCTAaacattaacacacacacacacacataatcgTGCATAAGCAGGCGCGCCCACGTCAGAGACGGTATCTGATATGTTATCATAGTCAGACATAGCTTGATTTGGAATGTTCTGATAGATTACAACAAAGTTAGATATATACTTGCTGAGTCCTTTGTTCTTTCtgagttgttatgacatgattaggatttagttattttgtttcgggaataagggaaAATCTTTTACTTAGCGACAGAATGACGTGATAGATAGTtgaaaacaagaacgctctagaATTTGACAGAGACAAGACACTTTTCTTATCACAGCAAGAATAAGAAGTAGTTTACGGACCTagttgacatcggacgattcccttcttgatcaTTAAACATATTTCTTGACCACCATCAGTGTCCACTACATCTATTGTTGCGGactttcgccggtgttattgAATTATATTTAAGTTTACCTCCTATTTGTTTCATTGTCATTTCATTGTCGGAATAgccataacaatatatatatatatattgttacgtatttctgaatttttttgtttaaatctactAGTAGgcaacacaaataaaaacactgcaaagaacttgacgacttaactttcagtttcattataactttaatgactattaactctaacaattcgtcactgtaacatgtagcgtagaagactgtacaatatttgtcagtttacagttagctatacttcgttgcaattcatctcttcacttcgttgcaattcatctctcctcaacttgcatcgagccgtattccacagaacagaccgccgacacacttcccagtgtcgcttcaggtctcccaaagctgaaccaagtcgaactcaagtctaccgaatcagagccgaacacgtcttacatcgactgtatcgactgcaACGgttcaagtccactgtagttcgctgtatagactttaacgacagtagtccactccagttaactctaccctagttaacttgcatcaattcgtacacatttctcttccactagagccgcacacgtcttacatcgtctgtatcgactgtaacggctcactcacgactgacttatTAAGAGCCCCAAATCgctcctccaaagttgcacaaacactgctagtatcctctggaacaacactgaggaaacgtcacatcctgtctttatttaaacatgtagattccagagaacactcgctgcagtgtcatctatctgtcactgttcattagtaactgcccacttcttagatctgtttttcccctggaacaacacgtgaggacacgtcacatcctgccTTTGTTTATTCGCATAGATTCCAGAGGACAATGGCTTctgtgtcatctcgctgggGTCACACGTTTACCTCtacttgtcactgttcatttgtaaaaatacatatatatataaccctATTCGCGATGCAAAATGGTTTAGggtgctatattgaaaggcaagggacagtactggcatgagcTTTGCAAgtgaatagcgcccgtgttatggtcatctgatcataagcctgcgtagaccagagacacagtgtgtaggaaagcggcagtttaAGACCGAGCgcgttgagaccgggactgttagtcagcaatgaaatcggtcctggtgcagtcctccagtgaaacgtacgagtccaggaagagacagtagagtttatgagtttagtacagtaATATTCGGTCTAACGTTGTAGCTGTTGATTgtattgccaattgtgtcgtattggtTGTTTTATTTGATCCTTAAGTACCAGaatatttggagccttgttgtcaagttctttatgtgttgatgtgttgtgttgtatttagcagtgtttacagaaggtcTGAGTAgaagagaatcgtaacaatatatatatatatattcaagaTTATTAGTCTAGGTGTTTGGTTATGTAACATgagacttaatttttttttcggatgaGCTGCTTTTACATATCAATTTTTCCAACTTGGGTGTCACACGAGTGTCAGCCGTTGCAGACAGCATCTCACCTCCCTGATTGACGCCACTGTCTTGGGATcaaattgctgtattaatcatATCTTAAAATTTTAGTGGTCTTCGAAAGGGGAATGAATGCTATTAGTATTTTGTGGTCTGTgtttccgtccgtccgtctttCCCGTTTAAATATCAGAAACTACATGAGAAATGAAAATAGAACATCATGACTTTTttgatctttcaaagttctaatgtaaaggctactttttttcttttccaaaaagtgaaccattttataaattatctaTGTAAGCAGATTTCTTTTaactcaagaaaaacattaagaaactggaacagacgcaaaaaaaaaaaagagtagtaagtttcataacaaacgaatgttTAAATTTGAATAGAGTAACACTattgtaaaatcactaaatttagaaagcctttaggatagaattttaaaaagtgaatgtggtgaaatagttgctatttgtttatgtttgtgtaacgtcgtgagaatgtgttcacaacattgatttagtgtgctacagtccaagtctctttcgtcagttcatgtgtcgttctagtttaataaagccttgttttaggttactcttcagtgttcctttatttcttattacgatttattaaaatagaaatttttaattccatggatctatgtgcctcacgtatcttttttggattttcgttcaacactattctcagtctgtaagtaaaagtagtaaTACAAATGGAACGTCTATATATGCCAAAAGAGCTagacatagagcctagctcgccatcggctgccgagaagtggctgcactggctgagaacatttgagaatttcatctcctcagtctctcattgcgagattgacaaaaagaaattactagaaaactacgtttcttcgagcgtatttcagtacataagtgagtgtacaacgttcgaagaatcaatcaaagttctacaaagtgtctacgtgaagcctaaaagcgaaatttttgcacggcacatgataactctttgtcgacaagagaacggacaaaccgttgactccttcctacttaagcttaaaagtatggccaaagactgtgacttcaaagctgtcaccgctgaagaacacagagatatctttgtaagagacgccttcattactggactggcttcaaacagcataaggctgcgactcttagagaaatctactctaactctacagtgcgcctatgaagaggcaagacaactcgaatatgcccataaccatgccatggcgtataacatccactctgaaactccctgtggagctagcgccgacgaggagagcctttctccaatgacaaaagtagaacacgaggtgagtgcggcgactagtaaaagatgtttcttttgtggaaacagcccacatcaacgctttagatgtccggcccgtgacgctacatgcaacttgtgcggtaagaggggccatttccagaaagtctgtaaatcgaccagacagacactcaaatctacaacctcagccatagtgaaagcagatgatgacacgtctcggactacaaccgttggatcttcctgggcatcgacaccagcgtccggtcttactaaatctactatttcaatactcgtcaatggagtaccattgaaggctctcgtagatacggggagcagtgaaagctatatatcttcttcaattgctaaaaggtacaaatggaaattagaaacgtccagaaacagaatctacatggcctctacacatctttctcgcactactcacggccatattttcgctaaaataaagtacaaagatgaacaatatgaaagtgttaagctctcactactagatggactagtatctgatgtaatcttagggctagatttcatcagccagcacgaaaaactgatgatcccatttgaaggaaaacgaagcactctccaggtctgtacgctgaaagctgcacgagttgaagcccctcgcctcttcgctaatctggctcctaactgccatcccatagccactaaatctagaaaatattctatgcctgactccaaattcattcaaactgaaatcaagagacttctatctgacaaaattattgagccttccacgtccccgtggcgagcccagataattgtaacaacgaatgaaaggcacaaaaagagaatggttatcGACTATAGCCAAACCATCAATCGATTCACTTACCTCGACGCGTATCCCGTGCCAAAAGTGGATGAACTGGTTcaggaaatatctaaatactcaatgtacagtacatttgacctcaaaagcgcttaccaccagatacctatcagggatgatgaaaagcagtacacggcgttcgaggctggcggaaagctttatcagttttgccgcattccttttggagtgacaaacggagtcgccgcatttcaaaggacgatcaacacaataattgaggaggcagggctacaggacacgttcgcttacgtggataacgtaaccatctgcggacttgactccattagccacgaccagaatctacagagatttctcaatgcagctaaaaagtacggtatcaccttcaacaatgataaaagtgctattgcgactaataaagtatgcctcctaggctacgaaatctcacaagggcaattaagaccagaccccgaaagatttcaagcattgagaaacctacctccaccacaagacatgaaatcacaaaagcgggtgattggactactgtcctattattctcaatggatcccaaatttctccaacaagatccatttattggtgaacaacaaagcctttcctccccctgaacaaatacaacaagcttttaaacagctaaaacacgaacttgaaaacgctgctgtgtcgacgatagactacaatcgaccactaacagtcgaaacagatgcctctgacattgcgattgccgccactcttaatcaagacggccgtcctgtcgccttcttttcaagaacactcactAATAGTGAACGCAGACACTCAGCAGTGGAAAAAGAAGCATACGCTATCGTAGAAgccctgagaaaatggcaacattaccttatcagtagacccttcacattggttacagatcaacgctcagtgtcttttatgtttgaccagcagaacaagggcaagatcaaaaacgaaaagattcaaagatggcgactggagcttagttgtttccaatatgacgtcgtatatcgacccgggaaacaaaacgctgcggcggataccttttcaaggaaccactttgcgtcagcaatgactggagaagacctcaaactgttacacaacaacctctgtcacccaggggtcacgagactcctccatttcgttcggaccaagaacttacctttttcctgcgaggacgtccgcaaagtggtaaaccaatgtaaaacttgcgctgaactgaagcctagattcttcaaacagttttcaggcaccctcatcaaagctacccaaccatttcagagagtaagcattgattttaaggggccactcccatctgctactcacaataaatacttattaacaatggtggatgagtactcacgcttcccatttgcctacccatgtcccgatatgtcctcatccactgtcataaagtgtttaaatcagctgttttcctttgttgggatgccagagtacgtccattctgacagaggtacgtcctttatgtcgagggaggtgcaatcctttctgcacgagaggggaatagctacaagtagaacaaccgcctttaatccctcaggcaacggacaaattgaacgactaaacaaaactctatggaacgctgttactttagcactgaaagacctcgatctcccgatctcgagatgggagcttgtcttgaaccaggccctatactcgattagatcattactatctacggcaacaaacgaaactccacatgagagagttttccggttcaaccgaaaatcctccttcgggatatctatccccacttggctatctagcccaggtagagtgttgctgagaagagagaaccgatcttcaaagtatgatcctCTCACGGAGGAAGTCGAATTGCTGATGTGCAACCCCCAATATGCTGTCGTACGGTTGCCTAGCGGTCaagaggagacggtctctctaagacgcttggctcccaccccctccccatccacaacaacaagtgaaccttcgttcttccctcagggtgaggataatgaatatcctccagaaactcaaaacacggaagtaccagtcaacacccctacggtgatacaagaaaggaaagaacccctggtaggctctgaggacctccgagcgcttcctcttgaaaataccccacttgacgctcaggaactcactagtgactcccaaactgtagaacaggatagtcaaccccgttacaacttgagagagagaagaaccagaccgaactatagagtctagagttgttcCTTTATTGCACTACATATGTTCTACATAAAAtggcattgtttatctcttgctactGATATTAGAGTTTACTCTTCACTTACTTACGTACATGTctacttactacactatttgtaatatttaaaacagaaactagtaattgtttataagtcatacaacaaatactggtttttaggtttctttgcatcaccattcactattgtttacaagagaaatttcgacactatttattgatctattgtattacaggcactggcattctcttttatttatgctattggcctactatattactatacttgctattttaattctaggcggggtgaatgtggtgaaatagttgctatttgtttatgtttgtgtaacgtcgtgagaatgtgttcacaacattgatttagtgtgctacagtccaagtctctttcgtcagttcatgtgtcgttctagtttaataaagccttgttttaggttactcttcagtgttcctttatttcttattacagtgAAGTAgcagttatacataaaacactgaaccataatcttaaaatacaaaaacaaaatctaataaaatactaaaaaacaaaactcaaaggtaaaggcacattcctcgttccatatgctaagactattttgtacaaatgctccatcTTCCCTAATGCTATAAGAGCGTGGAATGgatgcctgagctagccaggaaaaccattgacttggcaAATTTAGGTCattatttaatatgtataaatatatgcaTTACGCCTAGGATATAGTCATATTTTTTTGAGTAAcgtctgttttatataaaataagatgcgACCTTAAAACGAGATAGCCGAATGTCAATCATGAAGGCCgtctgtttctaatttttaataaatattattgtaaaatttacaataacttttaaataaattcataaACCAATggattcaaaataccagtctttattgagattcgaacacaggacccaaggttcggaagccaagcacttaaccactcagccgccAAGTCCTCTGACATAGACACGGTAGATAACTTTTGATTCACAAGCTGGGCATGTGTGTGGTTATAATTGCACGTATATGTTTGTATCTGTATGTGAGTTTATAATTCAATGTATAGCGCCAATTATgtggtaaaatgaaaactaaacTTATCAGATAGTGATATTTTAATATAGTGTCTACACATATTTTTTGTGACTGAAGGAATTTCTAGCTAAATATAAATTATCAATAGACACCAAAGTTTGGTAGATTTTTTCGTCGTTTGCAAATTTACTTAATTAATTCTACTTCCTTAACGTAAAGTTAGTCGAATTCCGCCGACACATGTccagaaataaacataaaaaatactctCCTGTGAGAGACAACTGGATCCCAAACATTGACAGCAAGTGCGGACAACTCTTTAGGACATATCAAGGCTtgtcaaaagaaaagaaaagggcTGGGCAAAGCTCAGATAAAAACTGTAACAACAAACGTTCACAGCTAATGTTCGGAAatgtatggaaaaaaaaagtgaaacatgAGTTACAACAAGGTCTACAAAGTACTCATAGTTTTGTACGTCATTTCTTGAACTGGAAGATAAAAATGTCTCTTTGGGTAGcaaagtgttaaaaaaaagtttcagttATCTGCCCTTGTATGTTTGgtgaaaaaaatttttgaaccgattcttatttatttttttatttcgtcaaAGATGTCCTGCAAGAGAAAAACTCCATTTGATAGAAAAGTGTGTAAAATATTCAAACCAGAAAAAGTAAGTCTATAGTTGTTTAAATTAACtacaaaattttcttttatttaggcACAACTCTAACATTGCCCATATCTcaacaaaaaatcttaatcagTGGTCTTTAACCTTTTTTTAGCGTACCGCCCCACTTTTGtatcttttctttaaaaaaatccaccagcgccctcctttaaaaaaaaatggcgaatttgaacaaaatgacatctatttattaattgttatgcTTTCACTATCACTTATCCTACACGGGAGACGACTGCTTGTCAAAGGCGATCTTGCTTGGCGAGTTTTGAGTAGGACGGATTTATTTAGGCGATATTTTGTCATCATTGGCATAAAATAAAGTAGCTGACAGTATTCACTggtagcagatggcctctgagatGGAGGTTGGAGAAACTTGGCCTACATTGTGATTATGTGCCAAAAAATCACAACTCAAACATAAATGATGATTATGCCAAATAATAAATACCATTATAGAAGGCCTAAATTAAGTGAaattatacatagatctagttatcaggCAAGTACACCTCACATGCAAACAGTCCAGTCCGGTCTCGCGATGCCTGCAACCCAATGCAAAGTAGAATAGCAAAGTAGTGTCCATGCAACTACAAATCAGGCTTGACTTCAGTATCAAGTGTCcttaatacaattaaaaaaaacaacaaaatatttcttttttactctACAAGCAAAAGAgatataaaaattagatttttctgataatatttcattgatgtaaatttctttatatataaagaaacaaatgaaagcaACTTTATATACATGTTTTGTTCTAATTTTCAGAACTGtacattcatttcttttgcaAAAGAACTCATTGATCAAACTGGTATAAAATCAGAGTGAAACAATACCTAATTTTAAAACTAGTCTTAtggctttattttattatcaaatttttttactaaaattttgcacaataatAAGTAGCATGTCAAATTCAAGTTGTTGCAAAGTTAGGTCTATGTTCAGCTTctagaactttattttaaatatttagtttctTCTCTATAGAAAAATGCAGTATTttgacaaatattttgtgttcttttagaaaataattatatctgtaaaaaaatagACTGACTGACATATGTATTTAAACTATTTCAGTTTTTCCATATTATCCCCCTGACCTAGCAGACTTTATCAGTCTTGGGGATGAGAATCAAGATACAGGTAAACTTTTGGTTTGTAAATGTTTAGATAGAGAAAGGTTTTTGTATAAGTCtattttctaataataataaaagaaaagaaaatataaaatagttatttgaCTTTCATCCTTTCAGATTCTCATCATTTCACCAATGACCAGTCCAAGGTCCAGTCAGATGATGTTGAAGATCCACTAATTGGTAACTTCTGAGtttcatttttagtgtataaacTGTAGAGATCAACACATGAGTTAGActtgatctatttatagatatctCTTGAAAGACTCAATACTGTACATTGTGTTGTAAACATTGGATCAAGTTTATTTCCTTGTCCTCCAGATGATCATAAAACTCAGGAGTCAGAAGGTGGAAAAGCTGATCTACACAAATATCTTGTGGGCTGTGAGAAGAATCCAGGTCATAGCCAGTTTATACCTGTTGATACATTCAGCAAGAAACAATTCCTAAGTTTAAACTAGTGTTATGGTTTTATTTGATTATCAAATTTTTCACTAGAATTTAGAACAATGACAATTAGCATGTCAAATTCAAGTTGTTGCAAAGTTAGGTCTATGCTTAGCTTCtagaactttactttaaataattagtttcttttctatgaaaa
Protein-coding regions in this window:
- the LOC129922818 gene encoding uncharacterized protein LOC129922818, with the protein product MERLYMPKELDIEPSSPSAAEKWLHWLRTFENFISSVSHCEIDKKKLLENYVSSSVFQYISECTTFEESIKVLQSVYVKPKSEIFARHMITLCRQENGQTVDSFLLKLKSMAKDCDFKAVTAEEHRDIFVRDAFITGLASNSIRLRLLEKSTLTLQCAYEEARQLEYAHNHAMAYNIHSETPCGASADEESLSPMTKVEHEVSAATSKRCFFCGNSPHQRFRCPARDATCNLCGKRGHFQKVCKSTRQTLKSTTSAIVKADDDTSRTTTVGSSWASTPASGLTKSTISILVNGVPLKALVDTGSSESYISSSIAKRYKWKLETSRNRIYMASTHLSRTTHGHIFAKIKYKDEQYESVKLSLLDGLVSDVILGLDFISQHEKLMIPFEGKRSTLQVCTLKAARVEAPRLFANLAPNCHPIATKSRKYSMPDSKFIQTEIKRLLSDKIIEPSTSPWRAQIIVTTNERHKKRMVIDYSQTINRFTYLDAYPVPKVDELVQEISKYSMYSTFDLKSAYHQIPIRDDEKQYTAFEAGGKLYQFCRIPFGVTNGVAAFQRTINTIIEEAGLQDTFAYVDNVTICGLDSISHDQNLQRFLNAAKKYGITFNNDKSAIATNKVCLLGYEISQGQLRPDPERFQALRNLPPPQDMKSQKRVIGLLSYYSQWIPNFSNKIHLLVNNKAFPPPEQIQQAFKQLKHELENAAVSTIDYNRPLTVETDASDIAIAATLNQDGRPVAFFSRTLTNSERRHSAVEKEAYAIVEALRKWQHYLISRPFTLVTDQRSVSFMFDQQNKGKIKNEKIQRWRLELSCFQYDVVYRPGKQNAAADTFSRNHFASAMTGEDLKLLHNNLCHPGVTRLLHFVRTKNLPFSCEDVRKVVNQCKTCAELKPRFFKQFSGTLIKATQPFQRVSIDFKGPLPSATHNKYLLTMVDEYSRFPFAYPCPDMSSSTVIKCLNQLFSFVGMPEYVHSDRGTSFMSREVQSFLHERGIATSRTTAFNPSGNGQIERLNKTLWNAVTLALKDLDLPISRWELVLNQALYSIRSLLSTATNETPHERVFRFNRKSSFGISIPTWLSSPGRVLLRRENRSSKYDPLTEEVELLMCNPQYAVVRLPSGQEETVSLRRLAPTPSPSTTTSEPSFFPQGEDNEYPPETQNTEVPVNTPTVIQERKEPLVGSEDLRALPLENTPLDAQELTSDSQTVEQDSQPRYNLRERRTRPNYRV